From one Burkholderia pyrrocinia genomic stretch:
- a CDS encoding peptidoglycan DD-metalloendopeptidase family protein, whose protein sequence is MRETIPIHDSLARWLPQAALVAAAVALSGCTLTPWTDNWQPARSSAPTSAATPGVIAGYYRVNPGDTLAGVANAYGQRVQDVASWNHMAPTDAVYPGQVLRVAPPAATSSAQPPSAAAQPGSLAWPATGVVATQFAAGKTRGIVIAASGPDHSVRAAANGRVVYAGSGVKAYGPLVILKHDNGLITAYGHNGKLLVNEGDAVRQGQPVAEMGTDTSGRSTFEFEVRQNGKVVDPMNFLPRSGG, encoded by the coding sequence TTGAGAGAAACTATTCCCATCCACGATTCGCTGGCGCGCTGGCTGCCGCAGGCGGCGCTCGTCGCGGCAGCCGTCGCGCTGTCGGGCTGTACGCTGACGCCGTGGACCGACAACTGGCAGCCGGCGCGTTCGTCGGCGCCGACGTCGGCCGCGACGCCGGGCGTGATTGCTGGCTATTACCGCGTGAACCCGGGCGATACGCTCGCGGGCGTCGCGAACGCCTACGGGCAACGCGTGCAGGACGTGGCGAGCTGGAATCACATGGCGCCTACCGACGCCGTGTATCCCGGCCAGGTGCTGCGCGTCGCGCCGCCTGCCGCGACGTCGTCCGCGCAGCCGCCCTCGGCGGCCGCGCAGCCGGGCTCGCTCGCGTGGCCGGCCACGGGTGTCGTCGCGACGCAGTTTGCGGCCGGCAAGACGCGCGGCATCGTGATCGCCGCATCCGGGCCCGACCATTCGGTGCGGGCCGCGGCGAACGGGCGGGTGGTCTACGCCGGGTCCGGCGTCAAGGCGTACGGCCCGCTCGTGATCCTGAAGCACGACAACGGGCTCATCACGGCCTACGGTCACAACGGCAAGCTGCTCGTCAACGAAGGCGACGCGGTGCGCCAGGGCCAGCCGGTCGCCGAGATGGGCACCGACACGAGTGGCCGTTCGACGTTCGAGTTCGAAGTTCGCCAGAACGGCAAGGTCGTCGATCCGATGAACTTCCTGCCACGCAGCGGCGGCTGA
- a CDS encoding DUF4148 domain-containing protein encodes MKSLIATFAAAAVLAVPAVSFAQQNAPVTRAQVKAELVQLQQAGYKLGSDRTNYPEGILAAEARVNPQQNVAAADTTGYGAQPAAAQESGAPAAAKTGWQVKRIADGAPVYKGR; translated from the coding sequence ATGAAATCGCTGATCGCAACGTTCGCTGCAGCTGCTGTCCTCGCCGTTCCCGCCGTCTCGTTCGCCCAACAGAACGCGCCCGTCACCCGTGCGCAGGTGAAGGCCGAACTGGTCCAACTGCAACAGGCCGGCTACAAGCTGGGCAGCGACCGGACGAACTACCCGGAAGGCATCCTGGCTGCTGAAGCCCGTGTGAACCCGCAACAGAATGTCGCCGCCGCCGACACGACCGGCTATGGCGCGCAACCGGCCGCCGCGCAGGAATCCGGCGCACCGGCCGCGGCAAAGACCGGCTGGCAAGTCAAGCGTATCGCTGACGGCGCACCGGTCTACAAGGGTCGTTAA